In the genome of Coraliomargarita algicola, one region contains:
- a CDS encoding GH1 family beta-glucosidase → MSTSFPSNFTWGAAAASYQIEGAWQADGKGESVWDMLSHQKGKVWEGHTGNVACDHYNRYKEDVELMTQVGLQAYRLSISWPRVIPNGTGKINEAGLGFYDRLIDELLAAGIDPWVTLFHWDYPTELFNRGGWLNPESPQWFAEYTAVIVDRLSDRVSHWITLNEPQCFIGLGHLHGTHAPGLKLGLREVLKAGHNSLIAHGLAVQTIRARAKKEPLIGWAPVGCVNYPASDKPEDIEAAYAVMDGVWADNCWNNRWWGDAPVLGHYPEQGLQAYGKNLPKFNDSDFDIIKQPLDFYGCNIYHGKATQAGPDGKPELIQNKVGSPHTHFLWERSDEALYWGTKYLSDRYNLPVVITENGLTMPDWVSLDGRVHDTHRIDFLQRYLLGLERAIKDGVDVRGYFQWSIMDNFEWAEGYKHRFGLTHVDYETQVRTLKDSAYWYRDVIQSNGASLHETPVVSTSPALAL, encoded by the coding sequence ATGAGTACATCATTCCCGTCAAATTTCACTTGGGGCGCTGCCGCCGCTTCCTATCAAATCGAAGGTGCGTGGCAAGCCGATGGCAAAGGAGAGTCTGTCTGGGATATGCTCTCTCACCAAAAAGGTAAAGTGTGGGAAGGTCACACCGGCAACGTTGCCTGCGACCATTATAATCGCTATAAAGAGGACGTTGAGTTAATGACCCAAGTGGGCCTACAAGCCTACCGGCTCTCCATCTCTTGGCCACGCGTCATTCCCAATGGCACGGGCAAGATCAATGAAGCTGGCCTGGGCTTTTATGATCGACTCATCGACGAACTACTCGCTGCAGGCATCGACCCATGGGTCACCCTCTTCCACTGGGACTACCCGACAGAATTGTTTAATCGCGGCGGCTGGCTCAACCCGGAGAGCCCACAATGGTTTGCGGAATACACAGCCGTCATCGTTGATCGACTCTCCGATCGAGTGAGCCATTGGATCACGCTCAACGAGCCACAATGCTTTATCGGCTTGGGCCACTTGCATGGCACCCATGCCCCAGGCTTAAAGCTAGGCCTGCGTGAAGTGCTCAAAGCGGGACATAATTCCCTCATCGCCCACGGACTGGCGGTGCAAACCATACGTGCACGTGCCAAGAAGGAGCCTTTGATTGGTTGGGCTCCTGTGGGTTGTGTGAATTACCCCGCTAGTGACAAACCCGAAGACATCGAAGCTGCTTATGCGGTAATGGATGGCGTCTGGGCTGACAACTGCTGGAACAACCGCTGGTGGGGCGACGCTCCAGTCCTAGGGCACTACCCCGAGCAAGGGCTCCAAGCTTACGGAAAAAACCTGCCAAAGTTCAACGATTCCGACTTCGACATCATCAAGCAACCACTTGATTTTTATGGCTGTAATATCTACCACGGTAAAGCCACCCAAGCAGGCCCCGACGGAAAACCCGAATTAATTCAGAATAAGGTCGGCAGCCCACACACACACTTCCTGTGGGAGCGCTCTGATGAAGCGCTCTACTGGGGCACAAAATACCTCTCGGATCGCTATAATTTGCCCGTCGTCATTACGGAAAATGGGCTCACCATGCCGGACTGGGTCTCTCTGGATGGTCGCGTGCACGACACGCACCGCATCGACTTCCTGCAACGCTACTTGCTCGGTCTGGAACGCGCGATCAAAGATGGTGTCGATGTTCGTGGCTATTTCCAATGGTCGATCATGGATAACTTCGAATGGGCCGAAGGCTACAAGCACCGATTTGGACTCACTCATGTCGATTACGAGACTCAAGTTCGCACGCTTAAAGACTCGGCCTACTGGTATCGAGATGTCATTCAATCCAATGGCGCTAGCTTACACGAGACTCCCGTCGTCTCGACCTCCCCCGCGCTCGCGCTCTAA